The following coding sequences lie in one bacterium genomic window:
- the mltG gene encoding endolytic transglycosylase MltG encodes MKRLFIIAGLGLLLLAAGLGWSWSQWTQRWPVGPHYVVQRVRVPTGMSASTLADTLAARGLLRHRTVMLVGARLTGQGHRLQAGLFEVPPGLPVRELVTLFTKPGLPPARVTIPEGLDAGQTARLLAGELGFSTTAFLDAANRATGAAWKERGGTAAARAIARLDSVLVREAVRAGRVFHRCEGYLAPDTYFFAEDTPAEAAAERLVGVQFARLDSVLAGPRSPAAAGLTPHQLLTLASIIEAETSRPQERARVSAVYLNRIRLDWNLAADPTVAFALRKKGQRLLFRDLESDSAWNTYRLPGLPPGPIGGPGMASLRAAAQPDPACRALFFVADGQGGHVFSLTAAEHEAAARRYHARRDAEAAGHRR; translated from the coding sequence GTGAAGCGCCTGTTCATCATCGCCGGACTGGGGCTCCTGCTGCTGGCCGCCGGGCTCGGGTGGTCGTGGTCGCAGTGGACCCAGCGCTGGCCGGTAGGGCCGCACTACGTGGTGCAGCGGGTGCGCGTGCCGACGGGCATGTCTGCGAGCACGCTTGCCGACACGCTTGCTGCGCGCGGGCTGCTGCGCCATCGCACGGTGATGCTCGTGGGAGCCCGCCTGACCGGCCAGGGCCATCGCCTGCAGGCCGGGTTGTTCGAGGTACCGCCCGGCCTGCCGGTGCGCGAACTGGTGACGCTGTTCACGAAGCCGGGCCTGCCGCCTGCGCGCGTGACCATTCCCGAGGGACTCGACGCCGGGCAGACGGCGCGCCTGCTCGCGGGCGAACTCGGCTTCAGCACCACGGCATTCCTCGACGCCGCCAACCGCGCCACGGGCGCCGCCTGGAAAGAGCGTGGGGGGACGGCTGCCGCGCGCGCCATCGCGCGCCTGGACAGCGTGCTGGTGCGCGAGGCGGTGCGCGCCGGCCGCGTCTTCCACCGCTGTGAAGGCTACCTGGCGCCCGATACCTATTTCTTCGCGGAGGACACGCCGGCCGAGGCGGCGGCCGAACGGCTGGTGGGTGTGCAGTTCGCGCGGCTCGACTCGGTGCTGGCAGGCCCACGTTCGCCGGCCGCTGCGGGCCTGACGCCGCACCAGTTGCTGACGCTCGCCTCGATCATCGAGGCCGAGACCAGCCGGCCCCAGGAGCGCGCCCGTGTGAGCGCCGTCTACCTCAACCGGATCCGGCTGGACTGGAACCTCGCTGCCGATCCGACGGTGGCCTTCGCGCTGCGGAAAAAGGGGCAGAGGCTGCTGTTCCGCGACCTCGAAAGCGACTCGGCGTGGAACACCTACCGCCTGCCCGGCCTGCCGCCGGGGCCCATCGGCGGCCCGGGCATGGCTTCGCTGCGCGCTGCGGCGCAGCCGGATCCGGCGTGCCGCGCCCTGTTCTTCGTCGCCGACGGCCAGGGTGGCCACGTCTTCTCGTTGACGGCGGCCGAGCATGAAGCGGCGGCCCGGCGTTACCACGCGCGGCGCGATGCCGAGGCCGCCGGTCATCGTCGCTGA
- the ruvX gene encoding Holliday junction resolvase RuvX encodes MYLGIDHGARRVGIAVSDPDAAFAFALETHVEGRDGSVLARLAELVRDREVAAVIVGLPLTADGREGESAVRARRFAERLAPALPVPVELWDERYTSQEADRFLPPRRGRDKGERDAVAAELILQGWLDRRTALVKAADRREPGDDA; translated from the coding sequence GTGTACCTGGGCATCGACCACGGCGCACGCCGCGTCGGGATCGCCGTCAGCGATCCGGACGCGGCGTTCGCCTTCGCCCTGGAGACACATGTCGAGGGACGCGACGGTTCAGTGCTCGCAAGGCTCGCTGAACTGGTGCGCGACCGCGAGGTGGCGGCCGTGATCGTCGGATTGCCGCTGACCGCCGACGGGCGCGAGGGCGAGTCGGCCGTGCGGGCGCGCCGGTTCGCCGAACGGCTGGCGCCGGCCCTGCCGGTGCCCGTCGAACTGTGGGACGAGCGCTACACGAGCCAGGAGGCCGACCGCTTCCTGCCGCCGCGCCGCGGGCGCGACAAGGGTGAACGCGATGCCGTGGCCGCGGAACTGATCCTCCAGGGCTGGCTCGACCGTCGTACCGCTCTGGTCAAGGCAGCCGACCGGCGCGAACCGGGAGACGACGCGTGA
- a CDS encoding ATP-binding protein, whose protein sequence is MSTRVELRLPSRMEYLGVPDVVLLEIGGELGCGKRRLEELGTAIIEACTNAMEHGNHLAEELFIEIWFELDDENITVTVLDQGPGFDHAGWIPSEDLMRQRGRGILIMREFTDHLEFSRHADGRFLTRLVKKIGPDDGQE, encoded by the coding sequence ATGAGCACCCGCGTCGAGCTGCGGCTTCCCAGCCGCATGGAGTATCTCGGTGTGCCGGACGTCGTGCTGCTTGAGATCGGCGGTGAGCTGGGCTGCGGCAAGCGCCGTCTCGAGGAACTCGGCACGGCGATCATCGAGGCCTGCACCAACGCCATGGAGCACGGCAACCACCTGGCCGAGGAACTGTTCATCGAGATCTGGTTCGAGCTCGACGACGAGAACATCACGGTGACTGTCCTGGACCAGGGCCCGGGCTTCGACCACGCGGGCTGGATCCCGAGCGAGGACCTGATGCGCCAGCGCGGGCGCGGCATCCTCATCATGCGCGAATTCACCGACCATCTCGAGTTCAGCCGCCACGCGGACGGGCGGTTCCTCACCCGCCTGGTCAAGAAGATCGGCCCGGACGACGGGCAAGAGTGA
- a CDS encoding STAS domain-containing protein, translated as MKIRERKRDGVAILEMSGKLMGGPDADAFDETLKTLIHEGCRNVVVNMDKVSWVNSTGLGILISGYTTLKKSGGELKLLKVSDRIENIFIVSKLYTVFASFQDEDEAVRSFS; from the coding sequence TTGAAGATCAGGGAACGCAAGCGTGACGGGGTGGCCATCCTCGAGATGAGCGGGAAGCTCATGGGTGGTCCCGACGCCGACGCTTTCGACGAGACGCTCAAGACCCTCATCCACGAGGGTTGCCGGAACGTCGTCGTCAACATGGACAAGGTCAGCTGGGTCAACAGCACCGGGCTGGGCATCCTGATCTCCGGCTACACCACCCTCAAGAAGAGCGGCGGGGAACTGAAGCTGCTGAAGGTTTCCGACCGCATCGAGAACATCTTCATCGTGTCCAAGCTCTATACGGTCTTCGCTTCGTTCCAGGACGAGGACGAGGCCGTCCGGAGCTTCTCGTGA
- a CDS encoding RluA family pseudouridine synthase encodes MSEPGSPIRSFTVEEGDEGTRLDVFLAAGCPDLSRSRVRVDLDQPGAVLVDGRPRPASFRLHAGQRVEFRSAERAALNAEPQAIDLDVVWEDAHLIVINKPVGLVVHPAVGHPDGTLVNALLHRQGPFTAGGNPLRPGIVHRLDRDTSGLLVAALDDQAHRRLAAQLADRRMGRVYLALSWGRWAQDEGDLDGPVARDPKRRQRMAVVGGGRQALTRYRVLEDYGFAQYCRVELATGRTHQIRVHFSHGGHPVVGDALYGDDGRARGVHGPDRRPAEQLVKLVHRQMLHAAELHFRHPVTDEGMSFTAPAPGDFAAALALLRAGSGEGKGQG; translated from the coding sequence ATGTCTGAGCCCGGATCACCCATCCGCTCCTTCACGGTCGAAGAGGGCGACGAAGGCACACGCCTGGACGTGTTCCTGGCAGCCGGTTGCCCTGACCTGTCGCGCAGCCGCGTGCGCGTCGATCTGGACCAGCCGGGCGCCGTGCTCGTCGACGGTCGGCCGCGTCCGGCCTCGTTCCGGCTGCATGCCGGCCAGCGCGTCGAGTTCCGCTCCGCCGAGCGCGCCGCGTTGAACGCCGAGCCGCAGGCCATCGACCTGGACGTTGTCTGGGAGGACGCGCACCTCATCGTGATCAACAAGCCGGTGGGCTTGGTGGTGCACCCGGCGGTGGGCCATCCCGACGGCACCCTGGTCAACGCGCTGCTGCACCGGCAGGGGCCCTTCACGGCGGGGGGCAACCCCCTGCGGCCGGGCATCGTACACCGGCTCGACCGCGACACCAGCGGCCTGCTTGTGGCCGCCCTCGACGATCAAGCGCACCGGCGCCTCGCCGCCCAGTTGGCGGACCGGCGGATGGGGCGCGTCTACCTGGCGCTCAGCTGGGGACGTTGGGCGCAGGATGAGGGCGATCTCGACGGCCCTGTGGCCCGCGATCCGAAACGGCGCCAGCGCATGGCGGTGGTGGGCGGGGGACGCCAGGCCCTCACACGCTACCGCGTGCTGGAGGACTACGGGTTCGCCCAGTACTGCCGGGTCGAACTGGCGACCGGACGCACGCACCAGATCCGCGTGCATTTCAGCCACGGCGGGCATCCGGTGGTGGGCGATGCCCTGTACGGCGACGACGGACGCGCCCGTGGGGTGCACGGACCGGATCGCCGACCGGCCGAGCAGCTGGTGAAGCTGGTTCACCGCCAGATGCTGCACGCGGCCGAACTGCACTTCCGGCATCCGGTGACCGACGAGGGGATGTCGTTCACGGCGCCGGCGCCGGGCGATTTCGCCGCTGCACTGGCCCTGCTGAGGGCCGGTTCGGGCGAGGGCAAGGGCCAAGGCTGA
- the lspA gene encoding signal peptidase II: MPQRLWRPWFWAPLVLVVDFVSKRLVLANEDALRGRIEVIGEFARFIYVRNPGSAMGLFPVGRWVLVGVSAAAAGFLVYLYATSRPRRSVRLAAMAAILGGALGNLIDRVFYKGLVVDFIDLGIGAHRFYTFNVADIGVSLGGLVLFLSLLREDRAGRPEAAVPTGADAAAADAAPSDVVSAEASAEAGPAGGGPARDV; the protein is encoded by the coding sequence ATGCCGCAGCGCCTGTGGCGGCCCTGGTTCTGGGCGCCGCTTGTCCTGGTCGTGGACTTCGTCAGCAAGCGCCTGGTCCTGGCCAACGAGGACGCACTGCGCGGCCGTATCGAGGTGATCGGCGAATTCGCCCGCTTCATCTACGTGCGCAATCCCGGGTCGGCCATGGGGCTGTTTCCGGTGGGCCGCTGGGTCCTGGTGGGTGTCAGCGCGGCCGCTGCCGGCTTTCTCGTCTATCTTTACGCCACGAGCCGGCCGCGCCGGTCCGTGCGCCTGGCGGCCATGGCTGCCATCCTCGGCGGTGCGCTCGGCAACCTCATCGATCGCGTCTTCTACAAGGGGCTGGTGGTCGACTTCATCGACCTCGGCATCGGCGCGCATCGCTTCTATACCTTCAACGTGGCCGACATCGGGGTCAGTCTGGGCGGTCTCGTGCTTTTCCTCAGCCTTCTGCGTGAAGACAGGGCCGGGCGACCGGAGGCCGCCGTGCCGACGGGCGCGGACGCCGCTGCCGCCGATGCGGCCCCATCCGACGTGGTATCCGCCGAGGCATCCGCCGAGGCCGGCCCGGCCGGCGGCGGACCGGCCCGCGATGTCTGA
- a CDS encoding TraR/DksA C4-type zinc finger protein — protein sequence MRKTDLQRFRKLLLDEKERVMQSLAQHEKVIKHTDLSGLETGKAHSNHMADQGSDEFLYETTIKFANAEGRYLYSIEEALSRIEDGTYGRCLGCSKMIAPERLKRLPYTRLCIECKEKEEAEDA from the coding sequence ATGCGCAAGACTGATCTTCAGCGATTCCGCAAGCTGCTGCTCGACGAGAAGGAGCGCGTCATGCAGTCGCTGGCCCAGCACGAGAAGGTCATCAAGCACACCGATCTGTCCGGTCTCGAGACGGGCAAGGCCCACTCGAACCACATGGCTGACCAGGGCTCCGATGAGTTCCTCTACGAGACGACCATCAAGTTCGCCAATGCCGAGGGCCGCTATCTCTACAGCATCGAAGAGGCGCTGAGTCGCATCGAGGACGGCACCTACGGCCGCTGCCTCGGGTGCAGCAAGATGATCGCGCCCGAACGGCTGAAGCGACTGCCGTACACGCGCCTCTGCATCGAGTGCAAGGAGAAGGAAGAGGCGGAGGACGCCTGA
- a CDS encoding isoleucine--tRNA ligase, whose translation MSAPDSQPRAPLYPALARKFHDAQSEELISAFWRRHDTFRRSISAREGCPDWVFYEGPPTANGMPGVHHVMARLCKDIMCRYKTMTGHRVIRKAGWDTHGLPVERSVEKTLGIQGAQAILEYGLEPFNAKCRESVWTCKEVWDEFTERVGYWVDLEHPYITYDNDYIESVWWILGQFHAKGMLYQGHKVVPYCPVCATPLSSHEMANSYRTVSDPSVYVKLKAADADEYFVTWTTTPWTLPSNVALAVGREFTYVRARFQGQVLILAEARLGVLQALGEVEVLGTCKGADLLGRRYEQLLPFVAPGDRKAFVVVAADFVTLDSGSGIVHMAPAFGEDDYQVGLREDLAFMRPVDANGKFTAEVTPWAGLFVKAADRKIIRHLAEQGSLLHEETYTHEYPYHDRCDNPLIYLATPSWFIRTSAMREQLVEANRTITWAPPEVGSGRFGNWLSGAIDWSLSRNRFWGTPLNIWICDSCGHQHLPCTREELGRLTGKDQSGLDLHRPFVDRLEFPCPQSGCGGTMRRTSEVIDCWFDSGSMPFAQYHYPFENKGLFESQYPADFISEGIDQTRGWFYTMLVISTFLTGRSSYKRCLVNELILDKKGKKMSKSIGNTVDPMAIMREEGADPLRWYMVSCSPVWMPTRFDREGVKEAQRKLLATLENTYAFFSMYANLDDFRPAEGPVATTDRLDRWILSRLQSVTASVRDDLEALHLSRAAKTLGAFVLDDVSNWYVRLSRRRFWKGDGTGAADAADKQAAFSTLYAVLDATLRLLAPFVPFASEEIYRGLKAPLDAEASVHLADFPAVEPGLVDRALEDAMAVAQVVVGLGRSVRQDAALKTRQPLGRLLLHSDDGRAAALLADPLLSGYVCDELNVKELGLVADPREVVLLSAKANFRALGPRFGKQAPAAATAIAAMTPAQIMGLRAQGSVTLPVEAAEAEFGFEEVQVVELGVPPFVATAAAGLTVALDTTLTDELRAEGLCREIINKVQNLRKTSGLAVSDRIELSVTGPAPVLAAVARFAARIAADTLAVTVASTRDLPYKEAFQLDENEIGIALDRV comes from the coding sequence ATGTCCGCCCCAGATTCACAGCCGCGCGCGCCGCTGTATCCGGCCCTCGCCCGCAAGTTCCACGACGCCCAGTCGGAGGAACTCATCAGCGCGTTCTGGCGCCGCCACGACACGTTCCGTCGCAGTATCTCCGCACGCGAGGGTTGCCCCGACTGGGTGTTCTACGAGGGGCCGCCGACGGCCAACGGCATGCCGGGCGTCCACCACGTGATGGCCCGCCTGTGCAAGGACATCATGTGCCGGTACAAGACGATGACCGGCCACCGCGTCATCCGGAAGGCCGGCTGGGACACGCACGGGCTGCCGGTCGAGCGCAGCGTCGAGAAGACGCTCGGCATCCAGGGCGCGCAGGCCATCCTCGAGTACGGGCTCGAGCCGTTCAACGCGAAGTGCCGCGAGAGCGTCTGGACCTGCAAGGAGGTCTGGGACGAGTTCACCGAGCGTGTCGGCTACTGGGTCGACCTTGAGCACCCGTACATCACCTACGACAACGACTACATCGAATCGGTGTGGTGGATCCTCGGGCAGTTCCACGCCAAGGGCATGCTGTACCAGGGCCACAAGGTTGTGCCCTACTGCCCGGTCTGCGCAACGCCCCTGAGCAGCCACGAGATGGCCAACAGCTACCGCACGGTCTCGGACCCGAGCGTGTACGTGAAGCTGAAGGCAGCCGATGCCGACGAGTACTTCGTCACCTGGACGACGACGCCCTGGACGCTGCCCTCGAACGTGGCGCTGGCCGTGGGCCGCGAGTTCACCTACGTGCGTGCGCGCTTCCAGGGCCAGGTGCTGATCCTGGCCGAGGCGCGCCTGGGGGTGCTGCAGGCCCTCGGCGAGGTCGAGGTGCTGGGCACCTGCAAGGGCGCCGACCTGCTGGGCCGCCGTTACGAGCAGCTGCTGCCGTTCGTGGCGCCCGGCGACCGCAAGGCCTTCGTGGTCGTGGCGGCCGATTTCGTCACGCTCGACTCGGGTTCGGGCATCGTGCACATGGCGCCCGCGTTCGGCGAGGACGACTACCAGGTGGGGCTGCGCGAGGACCTCGCGTTCATGCGCCCGGTCGATGCGAACGGCAAGTTCACGGCCGAAGTGACGCCGTGGGCGGGTCTGTTCGTGAAGGCGGCCGACCGGAAGATCATCCGCCACCTGGCCGAGCAGGGTTCGCTGCTGCATGAAGAGACGTACACGCACGAGTACCCGTACCACGACCGTTGCGACAATCCGCTCATCTACCTGGCCACGCCGAGCTGGTTCATCCGCACCAGTGCGATGCGTGAACAGCTGGTGGAGGCGAACCGCACCATCACCTGGGCGCCGCCCGAGGTGGGCTCCGGCCGGTTCGGCAACTGGCTGAGCGGGGCCATCGACTGGAGCCTCAGTCGCAACCGGTTCTGGGGCACGCCGCTCAACATCTGGATCTGTGACTCCTGCGGCCACCAGCACCTGCCCTGCACGCGCGAGGAACTGGGACGGCTCACAGGGAAGGACCAGTCCGGGCTCGACCTGCATCGCCCGTTCGTGGACAGGCTCGAGTTCCCCTGCCCGCAATCGGGTTGTGGCGGCACCATGCGGCGCACGAGCGAAGTCATCGACTGCTGGTTCGATTCCGGCAGCATGCCGTTCGCGCAGTACCACTATCCGTTCGAGAACAAGGGGCTCTTCGAGAGCCAGTACCCGGCCGACTTCATCAGCGAGGGCATCGACCAGACGCGCGGCTGGTTCTACACCATGCTTGTCATCAGCACGTTCCTCACCGGCCGCAGCAGCTACAAGCGCTGCCTGGTGAACGAGCTGATCCTGGACAAGAAGGGCAAGAAGATGTCCAAGAGCATCGGCAATACCGTCGATCCCATGGCCATCATGCGTGAGGAGGGCGCCGACCCGCTGCGCTGGTACATGGTCAGCTGCAGCCCGGTCTGGATGCCGACGCGCTTCGATCGCGAGGGCGTCAAGGAGGCCCAGCGCAAGCTGCTGGCCACGCTCGAGAACACCTACGCGTTCTTCTCTATGTACGCGAACCTCGACGACTTCCGGCCCGCGGAAGGGCCCGTGGCGACGACCGACCGGCTGGACCGCTGGATCCTCAGTCGCCTGCAGAGCGTCACGGCGTCGGTGCGCGACGATCTCGAGGCGCTGCACCTGAGCCGCGCCGCGAAGACCCTGGGCGCCTTCGTGCTCGACGATGTGAGCAACTGGTACGTGCGCCTGAGCCGCCGCCGGTTCTGGAAGGGTGACGGCACCGGCGCCGCCGACGCGGCCGACAAGCAGGCCGCGTTCTCCACTCTCTACGCTGTTCTCGACGCCACCCTGCGCCTGCTGGCCCCGTTCGTGCCGTTCGCCAGCGAGGAGATCTACCGCGGCCTGAAGGCGCCGCTCGATGCGGAGGCCTCGGTACACCTGGCCGATTTCCCGGCCGTCGAGCCGGGCCTGGTCGATCGCGCGCTCGAGGACGCGATGGCCGTGGCCCAGGTCGTGGTGGGTCTGGGCCGCAGCGTGCGCCAGGATGCCGCACTCAAGACGCGGCAGCCGCTGGGCCGCCTGCTCCTGCACAGCGACGACGGGCGGGCCGCGGCGCTGCTGGCCGACCCGCTGCTGAGCGGATACGTCTGCGACGAACTGAACGTCAAGGAGCTGGGCCTGGTCGCCGACCCGCGCGAAGTCGTGCTGCTGTCGGCCAAGGCCAACTTCCGGGCCCTGGGCCCGCGTTTCGGCAAGCAGGCGCCGGCAGCCGCGACCGCCATCGCGGCGATGACTCCGGCCCAGATCATGGGCCTGCGCGCCCAGGGCAGCGTCACCCTGCCGGTGGAGGCCGCGGAGGCCGAGTTCGGGTTCGAAGAGGTCCAGGTCGTGGAACTGGGCGTGCCCCCGTTCGTGGCCACGGCCGCGGCGGGGCTCACTGTGGCCCTCGATACGACGCTGACCGACGAGTTGCGGGCCGAGGGGCTGTGCCGGGAGATCATCAACAAGGTGCAGAACCTGCGGAAGACCAGCGGTCTGGCAGTGTCCGACCGCATCGAGCTGTCCGTCACGGGCCCGGCGCCCGTGCTGGCGGCCGTGGCCCGGTTCGCCGCGCGCATCGCCGCCGATACGCTTGCAGTGACCGTTGCCTCTACGAGGGATTTGCCTTATAAAGAAGCGTTCCAACTCGACGAGAACGAGATCGGCATCGCCTTGGACAGGGTGTAA
- a CDS encoding purine-nucleoside phosphorylase — MSDYWTQIQEAAAYIRARTDFQPEIGLILGTGLGELGHRIEAACAMPYGDVPHFQESTAESHAGQLILGTLGGRRVMAMQGRVHFYEGYTMRQVALPVRVMKALGCRALLMSNAVGGMNPHLAPGDITVITDHINLMGDNPLIGHNDDRLGPRFPDMSAPYDRRFIECLEKVALAAGLSLKRAVYVAVAGPNLETAAEYRFLRVIGADTVGMSSVPECLAAVHGGMRVLGLSVITDACFPDALKPADVSEIIRVANEAQPRLEALVTGFLAAAEF; from the coding sequence TTGAGCGACTACTGGACACAGATCCAGGAAGCGGCCGCCTATATCCGGGCGCGCACCGACTTCCAGCCCGAGATCGGGTTGATCCTCGGCACCGGCCTGGGCGAGCTCGGCCATCGCATCGAGGCCGCCTGCGCCATGCCGTACGGCGACGTGCCCCATTTCCAGGAATCCACCGCCGAGAGCCATGCCGGACAACTGATCCTCGGCACGCTCGGCGGCCGCCGCGTCATGGCGATGCAGGGCCGCGTCCACTTCTACGAGGGCTACACCATGCGGCAGGTGGCCCTGCCGGTGCGCGTGATGAAGGCGCTCGGCTGCCGCGCACTGCTCATGAGCAACGCCGTCGGCGGCATGAACCCGCACCTGGCGCCCGGCGACATCACGGTCATCACCGATCACATCAACCTGATGGGCGACAATCCGCTCATCGGGCACAACGACGACCGGCTCGGACCGCGGTTCCCCGACATGTCCGCACCTTACGACCGGCGCTTCATCGAGTGCCTGGAGAAGGTGGCGCTGGCGGCGGGGCTCTCGCTCAAGCGCGCCGTCTACGTGGCGGTGGCGGGGCCGAACCTGGAGACCGCTGCCGAGTACCGGTTCCTGCGCGTGATCGGCGCCGACACCGTCGGCATGTCGAGCGTGCCCGAGTGCCTGGCGGCCGTCCACGGCGGGATGCGCGTGCTGGGGCTCTCGGTGATCACCGACGCCTGCTTCCCGGACGCGCTGAAGCCGGCCGATGTCAGCGAGATCATCCGTGTGGCCAACGAAGCCCAGCCGCGCCTCGAGGCGCTGGTGACGGGCTTCCTGGCCGCTGCCGAATTCTGA
- a CDS encoding DivIVA domain-containing protein, translated as MRITPLDVRKQEFGKSMRGFDCDEVRAFLNTLADEYEAVLVDNKQIRERTLDLEDKLGEYQRLEKNLRDTLMTAERLTQESRESAAREGELIIRDAEMKARGVLEECRLRTEELRREITGLRKEKETYLARFRSLAEAQIQFIDTHRSDFEDLDRRLTDIVDTVVTRTGPSAPAAQQTWNNPYVQAPAGPAAAYAPPSVPTASGPMAAPPVQSAQAPTAHATFAPPSANDIWRDYIPGRTAQGNPAPATPQFHQPAQAPTYGQSTQTAAALNPAPAYEPEEDLNGVIAHTLAEVGDPVHGPEPRPGAPEAWRPEPVVTEVTNI; from the coding sequence ATGAGGATCACCCCCCTGGACGTGCGGAAGCAGGAGTTCGGCAAGTCGATGCGCGGTTTCGACTGTGACGAGGTCCGCGCCTTCCTCAACACGCTCGCGGACGAATACGAAGCGGTGCTTGTCGACAACAAGCAGATCCGCGAACGCACGCTCGATCTCGAGGACAAGCTGGGCGAGTACCAGCGCCTGGAGAAGAACCTGCGCGACACGCTGATGACGGCCGAGCGCCTGACGCAGGAGTCGCGCGAGTCGGCGGCCCGCGAAGGCGAGCTGATCATCCGCGATGCCGAGATGAAGGCCCGCGGCGTCCTGGAGGAGTGCCGGCTGCGCACCGAGGAGCTGCGTCGCGAGATCACCGGACTGCGCAAGGAGAAGGAGACCTACCTGGCGCGCTTCCGCTCGCTGGCCGAGGCCCAGATCCAGTTCATCGACACGCATCGCAGCGACTTCGAGGACCTCGACCGCCGCCTGACCGATATCGTCGATACGGTGGTCACGCGTACCGGCCCTTCGGCCCCGGCCGCCCAGCAGACTTGGAACAACCCGTACGTGCAGGCGCCGGCCGGCCCGGCTGCGGCCTACGCACCGCCGAGCGTGCCGACGGCGTCGGGCCCGATGGCTGCGCCCCCGGTGCAGTCAGCCCAGGCACCGACTGCGCATGCGACGTTCGCACCGCCGTCGGCCAACGACATCTGGCGCGACTACATTCCCGGGCGCACGGCCCAGGGCAACCCGGCGCCGGCGACCCCCCAGTTCCACCAGCCGGCGCAGGCACCGACGTACGGCCAGTCGACGCAGACCGCGGCCGCGCTGAACCCGGCCCCGGCCTACGAGCCGGAGGAGGACCTCAACGGGGTCATCGCCCACACGCTGGCCGAGGTGGGCGACCCGGTGCACGGTCCCGAGCCGCGGCCCGGCGCCCCCGAGGCCTGGCGTCCCGAGCCGGTGGTCACCGAGGTGACCAACATCTGA
- a CDS encoding YggT family protein encodes MDIVRLGLALLQVYTWLILGRVILSWVNPQPRNELLLWVIRLTEPVLGPLRRLIPIPGIDLSPLVAWLLIQLLMRLIAQAGA; translated from the coding sequence ATGGACATCGTCAGGCTCGGTCTCGCGCTCCTGCAGGTCTATACCTGGCTCATCCTGGGCCGGGTGATTCTCAGCTGGGTCAATCCCCAACCCCGTAACGAATTGCTGCTGTGGGTGATACGGCTGACCGAGCCCGTGCTCGGCCCCTTGCGCCGGCTCATCCCGATCCCCGGCATCGACCTCTCGCCGCTGGTGGCATGGCTCTTGATACAGCTCCTCATGAGATTGATCGCACAGGCCGGCGCCTGA
- a CDS encoding YggS family pyridoxal phosphate-dependent enzyme: protein MDARLVAGRLAAVRERIGAACGRAGRDRGAVRLVTVTKQVPLPLVLAAVRAGAVDLGENRVREAMARQDELARLLADGGDVSVAPRWHFIGHLQRNKAARAAGRFALLHGVDSAELAAILAERATAEGRREPVLLEVNVSGEPQKHGVRPEALPELLDAAAALPGIDLLGFMGMAAYGVVEADARRAFAGLRELAARERARTGLLLPELSMGMSGDFEAAVLEGATIVRVGGAIFAPGED from the coding sequence ATGGACGCCCGGCTCGTGGCCGGGCGGCTGGCCGCGGTCCGCGAGCGGATCGGGGCGGCCTGTGGGCGCGCCGGACGTGACCGGGGCGCGGTGCGACTGGTGACGGTGACCAAGCAGGTGCCGCTGCCCCTGGTGCTGGCGGCCGTGCGCGCCGGCGCCGTCGACCTGGGCGAGAACAGGGTCCGCGAAGCGATGGCGCGCCAGGATGAACTGGCGCGCCTTCTCGCAGATGGCGGCGACGTGTCCGTGGCGCCGCGCTGGCACTTCATCGGTCACCTGCAGCGCAACAAGGCCGCGCGCGCAGCGGGACGCTTCGCGCTGCTGCACGGTGTCGATTCGGCGGAGTTGGCAGCGATCCTCGCCGAACGGGCGACCGCCGAAGGTCGTCGCGAGCCGGTCCTGCTCGAAGTGAACGTGTCCGGCGAACCGCAGAAGCACGGTGTCCGGCCGGAGGCGTTGCCGGAACTGCTCGACGCCGCGGCGGCGCTGCCGGGCATCGACCTGCTCGGATTCATGGGCATGGCAGCTTACGGCGTGGTTGAGGCGGACGCCCGGCGCGCGTTCGCCGGGCTGCGCGAACTGGCCGCCCGCGAGAGGGCGCGCACCGGACTGCTGCTGCCGGAGTTGAGCATGGGCATGAGCGGCGACTTCGAGGCGGCTGTGCTCGAAGGTGCCACCATCGTCCGCGTCGGCGGGGCCATCTTCGCCCCGGGCGAAGACTGA